In the Elizabethkingia bruuniana genome, TATCTTGAATCTTCAGCACAAATCAGACAGGTACTTTATAATTACCTTTCATATTCCAAGAAGGAAACTATTAATAATGATGTTGCAAAGCTGTTAAAAACTGTAGATGTTGAATCTCCAAGAGGACAGATGGTATTGTCTGAACTTATTGATTTCTTCGACATCTATGGAATGGAGGAACTAAAGAATAAATATCTTACAGAGGCTAAAGCATTAAAATGTACGATTTCAGACCGTTTAACAGCTACTATTAAGTCCAATGAGAATGTAATGCTGGGCAAAGTAATGCCGGATTACAAATTCACTAATCCTTTAAATACTACAGCGAAGTCTATACATGATGTAAAAGCTAAGAAAAAGCTTATCCTTTTCTGGTCTTCTACATGTTCTCACTGCGAAGCTGAATTACCTAAAATTATCGAAAATTATAAAGCATTACAGGCAAATGGAGTTCAGGTTATCGGATTATCTTTAGATTCTGATCCAACTTCTTATAATAACAGGGTAAAATCTCTTCCTTGGATTAATGATAGTGAGCTGAAAGGCTGGAGTAGCAGTGTATCAGAGCTTTACAATGTTCATGCAACGCCAACATATTTCCTTTTGGATGCAGGAAATAAAATTATCGCCAAACCAAACAACTTTTCTGAAGCTTTATCTTTAATAAAAGTGAAATAAATTTTGGTGAGTTGTAAATATTTTCTATATTTGCACCACCAAAACGGCGAGGTAGCTCAGGTGGTTAGAGCGTTGGATTCATAACCCAAAGGTCACGGGTTCAAGTCCCGTCTTCGCTACAAAGTCTTCGGAAGACAAAAGATACATCGCGGGGTGGAGCAGTAGGTAGCTCGTCGGGCTCATAACCCGAAGGTCGCACGTTCGAGTCGTGTCCCCGCTACTAAAAGGAGAATCAGAATTATCTGATTCTCTTTTTTTATGCCCAAAAAGTAGATCTATTTGCTATTATGGGTACCTTATAGATATAAACATACCTATATAGCCGTCTAATCGATTTTATTTATGGGTTTTATAGGAATAAAAATGTTTTTTTATTTTAAAGTTTTCAGGGAAAAGCTGTAGAGGTTGAATACTAAGCTTTTATAAAGATTATCAAAAAAGTCAGGTAACGATTTGGTAACGGTGCTTACTGCTTTGCTTTTCAACGTACTTCCGTTAGCTCAAGGCAAATATACAAAAATAGAAGGATAGGAAAATTAAAACCTATCCTTTATTTATCACTCTTAAATATTTTTGATTCTTATTAATAGCTACTAGAATAAAACATTAATTTCCTGATATTCCATTAACAAAAGTATCTACGAAACCTATGATTTTATTTAGAATACGATCTCCGATTTCCTTAGATTTTAATACACTTGGTCTTCCTTCTTTCCGTAAATCTAAAATTTCTTTTCGCAAAGGTTCACGTTCTGTAAACAAATAATTCTCTATAAGTCTTTCTGTTTTTTCTTCGGAAAGATTTTCTGTATTGACTAATTCCTGAAGTGCCTTTTCTTGCTCTACAGTCCAGAATTTTTCAAACTCCTCAGGAATGGTATCCGTATCTTCAATATGTGGTAAACTTTCCTGAATAAATTTTTCAATTAATTCCCTTTTGCTTCTTAATGATACTTCGGTGTTCAGTAAATTGAATATGTCTTTTTCAATACTTTCTTTGTCTTTTGCACTATGTTTCGACTTAAATTTAATCAATAACTGGAGTATGTAAGTTACATTGATTGTATCACGCCTAATCAATTCCAATTCAAAATCTATATCATTAAGAATAGACGCTTTTTTAGACGGGTCAGTAGGATCAAGTCTTTCCTTTAAATCCAAATATTTACTGGTATAATCTGCAAAAAGCTGTTCTTCCATCTGTAAATCATCCCAAGTAAATTCTGTATAATGACTCATTTTCTTGTGCAAACGCATCATGGCGCGGAAAGCCAAAATAAATTGTAGCTGATCTTCTTCCGAATATAAGCCATCAACAGACACTATTTCTGGAACAATTTCTAATAATTTCTGCGTGGCTTCGTTGAACTTTTCTACATACACTTCGTAGGGTTCAACTATGATTTCGTCAATTGCTTCTTTATTGCTGAATAAAGCGATCGCTTCGTCTGTCTTGTCTTTAAGGTTTCGGAAACATACAATATTTCCCTGTGTTTTATTCTTATCCAGGATACGATTGGTACGGCTAAAAGCTTGTATCAATCCATGATATTTCAGATTTTTATCAACGTATAAGGTATTTAAGTTCTTGCTATCGAATCCTGTCAAAAACATATTGGCGACTAACAGAATATCTGTTTCTGGCTTAGGATGTTTTGATTTTTTAGCTACGGCATTGTAATAGTTGTAAAATCCTTCCGTGTCTTTGATGCTGTGCTTTTCACCAAATAGTTCGTTAAAATCCGCTACATAAGTTTCCAACAGTTCCCTGCGATGGGGTACATAACGACTTTCGTATTCCACCTCCGGCTCTGCGACCATATTTAGCGGGGCATATACTTGCTCTTTCATCTCCTCTTCGTTCTGAGCAAAGCTAAAAATAGTCGCTATTTTTAAATCGTGTTGTCCCTCTTGTTTTTTACGTTTAAAGATTTCATAGTATTGAATGACCGAATCAATGTCCTGTACACACATCATGGCACAAAATTTCCTGTTTTGCGTTTTCTGATCGTGGTATTGAATGATGTAATCGACAATGGCTTCCTTTCGTTCAGGAGCCTCAAAAACTTCAGTTTCATTGATTTCCTCTACTTTTAAATCAATGATATGTTCTTTCTGTTTGAAAGTCTGAATGTATTCTACAGAAAACTTCAGTACATTCTCATCACGTATGGCATCTGTAATTACATATTTATGTAGACATTTCCCAAACAAGCTTGCGGTTGTTTTTTCTCCATCTGCATTCTCTGCCAAGATAGGTGTACCTGTGAAGCCAAATAGTTGAATATTGGTAAAATAATTGACGATATTTTTATGGGTATCACCAAATTGCGAACGATGGCATTCGTCAAAGATAAAAACCATCCTTTCGTTCTGAATGGATTTCATTTTTGATAAGTTTCTTCCTGAAATCGCATTATTCAGCTTTTGAATGGTCGTAACGATAATGCGAACATTCGGGTCGTTTAATTTGCGAATAAGGTCATCCGTATTCGTTGCAGAACTTACGGATCCTTTACTGAACTTATCATACTCTTGATTGGTTTGATAGTCTAAATCTTTTCTATCTACCACAAAAACCACTTTTTTGATAGCTGGAATTTTAGATAGAATTTGACTGGCTTTAAAGCTCGTTAAAGTTTTTCCACTTCCAGTTGTATGCCAGATGTAGCCATTTTTTTCGATGTTATAGCCATTCAGAATTTCGTTTTCTTTTACCTTTTTGATAATAC is a window encoding:
- a CDS encoding TlpA family protein disulfide reductase; the protein is MKKNFLTIALLGLFSMTSAQFTVQVGVPSDFKADNAFLYSYNGSKEVIAASGTKSANGWNFKVDTPYSGLMKVYFPDANTAFMLISENGNVSAKTALTNNKISNVEFSDNANKLFADYQGIAKKKEQILPVLLQMQNFYEPNSEFGMAMKKEISKLSAYKDGDMGQYPFLKYYTQNLQKYVDGNQALKQEDYIKFINNSPEYLESSAQIRQVLYNYLSYSKKETINNDVAKLLKTVDVESPRGQMVLSELIDFFDIYGMEELKNKYLTEAKALKCTISDRLTATIKSNENVMLGKVMPDYKFTNPLNTTAKSIHDVKAKKKLILFWSSTCSHCEAELPKIIENYKALQANGVQVIGLSLDSDPTSYNNRVKSLPWINDSELKGWSSSVSELYNVHATPTYFLLDAGNKIIAKPNNFSEALSLIKVK
- a CDS encoding type I restriction endonuclease subunit R; protein product: MSKQSEQILEEQLVAQLQKLGYKYAFIADEKALLANLKTQLEKHNHIQFSDSEFEKVLNILNKGSVFEKAKILREKKHHIIRDNGDNLYFEFLNVEHWCQNEYQVTNQITQEGKYENRYDVTLLVNGLPLVQIELKRRGLEMKEAFNQINRYQKHSFGAGKGLFHFVQLFIISNGVNTKYFSNFGTHKQEYLQTFHWTDEQNNPLNNILNGFTDSFLEPCHISKMICKYIVLNETDKRLMVLRPYQYYAVESIIKKVKENEILNGYNIEKNGYIWHTTGSGKTLTSFKASQILSKIPAIKKVVFVVDRKDLDYQTNQEYDKFSKGSVSSATNTDDLIRKLNDPNVRIIVTTIQKLNNAISGRNLSKMKSIQNERMVFIFDECHRSQFGDTHKNIVNYFTNIQLFGFTGTPILAENADGEKTTASLFGKCLHKYVITDAIRDENVLKFSVEYIQTFKQKEHIIDLKVEEINETEVFEAPERKEAIVDYIIQYHDQKTQNRKFCAMMCVQDIDSVIQYYEIFKRKKQEGQHDLKIATIFSFAQNEEEMKEQVYAPLNMVAEPEVEYESRYVPHRRELLETYVADFNELFGEKHSIKDTEGFYNYYNAVAKKSKHPKPETDILLVANMFLTGFDSKNLNTLYVDKNLKYHGLIQAFSRTNRILDKNKTQGNIVCFRNLKDKTDEAIALFSNKEAIDEIIVEPYEVYVEKFNEATQKLLEIVPEIVSVDGLYSEEDQLQFILAFRAMMRLHKKMSHYTEFTWDDLQMEEQLFADYTSKYLDLKERLDPTDPSKKASILNDIDFELELIRRDTINVTYILQLLIKFKSKHSAKDKESIEKDIFNLLNTEVSLRSKRELIEKFIQESLPHIEDTDTIPEEFEKFWTVEQEKALQELVNTENLSEEKTERLIENYLFTEREPLRKEILDLRKEGRPSVLKSKEIGDRILNKIIGFVDTFVNGISGN